In Tistrella mobilis, the genomic window TCGACGACACGCGCCGGCGGATCGAAGCGTTCGGTGACGGTCAGCAGCGCGGCGATCTTGGCGGCGGCCTGATCGGACATGGTCGTTTCCCCCTGGCTGCGGACGGCCTGCGCCTCGACGCAATAATTATCGGGATGCCCGGCCCGTCGTCCGCGTAATTTCCCACCGGTTCCCGTTGAAAGAGTTGATCGGGTAAAACATGGTTCAAGTCAAGGGTGTGGACCCCCTCCGATGGTCGGGGGGCGGGGCGCCGGTGCAGACACGCATCCGCAGGACCGGCCCGCTATCCGCGGTGGTGTATCATCTGTCTTGAAATTAAATTATAATCAACAGGCAAAACAAAAAATCTACTTGCGTGTACACTCACGTAAATACATGATCATTCTGTCGCGGCCATCTCCTTCGTCCCCGCCGCGGCTCGTTTCCGGGAGTTAGCCGGCCGATCAGCGGTTGATCGGCCGGCCTTTTTCCATGAGATTCCTGCGGATCTGAGGGCAAGCTCTGCTTCGCCTTCTGCCAAGATGGACGGGAGTATGGGGTAATTGCCGACAGTGAGATGATGACGAACCCTGTCGGGCGCGGCTAAATGCCGCGCAGTCTCATCTCTCGCGGAGCCGCCCCCATGCCCGCCTCTCCCGCATCCTCGCGTCAGCCCGGCTTCGGCCTGGCGGCCTGGACCGTCGTGGTCATCGGCTTCCTGTCGCTCGGGCTCGCCTTTTCGACCCGCGCGGCGCTGGGCCTCGCCATGCCGGTCTGGGAACAGGCGGAAGGCTGGAGCCGGACCGAGGTTTCCAATGCCGGTGCGCTCGCCCTGGTGGTGATGGCCCTGCTGGCACCGACCGCCGGTCTTTTGACCGACAGCCATGGGCCGCGCCGCCTGCTGGGGGCCGGGCTGGTGATGGTTGCCGCCGCGGCCGGGCTGATCTCGCTGGCTGACGGGCCGGTGATGCTGATCCTGGCCTTCTCGGTTGTCGGCGGCATCGGCTTCGGTGCGGTGGCGACCCATGTGGTGGCGACCGCCGTGGCACTGATGGTGCCGCCCGCCCGCCGCGGCTTCGCCACCGGCATCGCCACCGCAGGTGCCACGGCCGGGCAGCTGGCCCTGGTGCCGATCCTGTCGGTCTGGATGACGGCGGACGACTGGCGCAGCGGCTTCATCGGCCTCGCCATTGCGGCCGGCGTGGCGGCGGTGGCGGCTTTCGTGCTGCTGCCGCGGGCCCGCGCCGCAGCGGTCGCCTCAGGAGGGGTTGCACCGGTCGCAGAGCCCATGGCCCGGCGGATCGGCTTCCTGGCCACCAATCCGGTTTTTCACGCCCTGTTCTGGAGCTTCTTCATCTGCGGCATCACCACCTCGGGGGTGATCGAGGTGCATCTGATGCCCTATGCCGCACTCTGCGGTTTCCCGCCATTGCCGTCCGCCACGGCCTATGGCGTGCTTTGTGCCGTCAATCTGGGCGGCATGATCCTGGCGGGCCATCTGGGCGACCGGGTCGATCGCGGGCGGTTGCTGGCGGTCATCTATGCCGGCCGGGCAGGGGCGCTGGTGCTGCTGGTCTTCATCGGCGACGATTACGGCCTGCTGCTGATCTTCGCGGTGCTGTTCGGCCTGTTCGACTATTCCACCGTCGCCCCTACCGCGGGTCTTGTCGCCGACCGCCTGGGCCTGCACCGGATGGGCCTGGCCATGGGGCTGCTTTCGGCCGGCCACTCGCTGGGTGCCGCGCTGGGTGCCTGGGCAGGCGGCCGGATCTTCGCCGCCACTGGCGATTATGCCGGGCTCTGGTATGGCGCTGCGGCACTTTCGGGCGTGGCGGTGCTGATCGTGCTGACCCTCGCACGGCCGCGCGGCCGCGATCTGCGCCCCGGGCGGGAGGCGCTGCCTGCCTGATATGTGGTCACCTGCCATTAATTTCGTGTCACGCAGCTTCCCTGACCTCCGGTCGGGAGACTATGCTGGGGCCTGATTGGACACGATGACAGGCGAGATGATCA contains:
- a CDS encoding MFS transporter produces the protein MPASPASSRQPGFGLAAWTVVVIGFLSLGLAFSTRAALGLAMPVWEQAEGWSRTEVSNAGALALVVMALLAPTAGLLTDSHGPRRLLGAGLVMVAAAAGLISLADGPVMLILAFSVVGGIGFGAVATHVVATAVALMVPPARRGFATGIATAGATAGQLALVPILSVWMTADDWRSGFIGLAIAAGVAAVAAFVLLPRARAAAVASGGVAPVAEPMARRIGFLATNPVFHALFWSFFICGITTSGVIEVHLMPYAALCGFPPLPSATAYGVLCAVNLGGMILAGHLGDRVDRGRLLAVIYAGRAGALVLLVFIGDDYGLLLIFAVLFGLFDYSTVAPTAGLVADRLGLHRMGLAMGLLSAGHSLGAALGAWAGGRIFAATGDYAGLWYGAAALSGVAVLIVLTLARPRGRDLRPGREALPA